In a single window of the Nymphalis io chromosome 20, ilAglIoxx1.1, whole genome shotgun sequence genome:
- the LOC126776375 gene encoding uncharacterized protein LOC126776375: MWKYVTRRFRDTFERSANHFDKRSSAVINPPNNNLTEDKNKNSPCCFFISKKCWNSFQSENDTNSNRWNFEQLNRTWIGAITWSSALVFGWYTSQLIHLKFKKQSNDKTQSIPRNNGILELSPIFNTFSKKTLNPLDLTVQLNKSVDPIQPTVHFISNEHIEQNDKGRSSSSGSNITGTLETSDNDLGEVLNSIENRLGLAAIENGQPQDGLNLLRSAANRNHAPAIYNLALCYELGLGVDVNEKIAMEYYRSAAALQHPGALYNLGIYYGQGRGGLSRDDVTAIRLLRLAAVQGQQDAITALKSLKEDSSDIDISPENNLSSWSKQFSQLTKHSNIIPTHSALFVENVDLLQKNNYIYEPIVY, from the exons aTGTGGAAATATGTAACTCGTCGATTCAGGGATACCTTTGAGAGAAGCGCTAATCACTTTGATAAACGAAGTTCTGCGGTAATCAATCcaccaaataataatttaactgaagacaaaaataaaaattcaccttgttgtttttttatttccaaaaaatgTTGGAATTCTTTTCAAAGTGAAAATGATACTAACAGCAACAGATGGAACTTCGAACAATTAAACCGTACTTGGATTGGTGCCATTACATGG agcagtgcacttgtgtttgggTGGTACACAAGTCAGCTTATTCACCTCAAATTTAAGAAACAGTCTAATGATAAGACACAAAGCATACCCAGAAATAATGGCATCTTAGAATTATCgccaatttttaatactttttccaaAAAAACTCTTAATCCACTAGATTTAAcagttcaattaaataaatctgttGATCCCATACAACCTACAGttcattttatatcaaatgaaCACATTGAACAAAATGATAAAGGTAGAAGCAGTAGCAGTGGAAGCAATATTACTGGAACTTTAGAGACATCTGATAATGACTTAGGAGAAGTCCTAAATTCTATTGAAAACAGACTTGGTTTAGCAGCTATTGAAAATGGACAACCACAAGACGGATTAAACTTGCTCCG atCAGCTGCAAATCGAAACCATGCACCTGCTATATATAATCTAGCTCTTTGTTATGAACTGGGTTTGGGTGTGGATGTCAATGAGAAGATA GCAATGGAATATTACCGATCTGCAGCTGCCTTACAACATCCGGGTGCTCTTTATAATCTTGGGATATACTATGGACAAGGGCGCGGTGGTCTTTCTCGTGATGACGTAACAGCCATAAGGTTGTTACGACTTGCAGCAGTACAAGGCCAGCAGGATGCCATAACAGCGTTGAAGTCTTTAAAAGAAGACTCTTCCGACATCGATATATCAcctgaaaataatttaagctcTTGGAGCAAGCAGTTTTCACAACTTAcaaaacattcaaatattattccAACCCATTCTGCCCTATTTGTTGAGAATGTAGATCTTTTGCAGAAAAACAACTACATCTATGAACCGAttgtttactaa
- the LOC126776323 gene encoding scaffold attachment factor B2: protein MSERKRLLEDLRVIDLRAELESRNLNKSGVRGVLIQRLSKHLEEQGIDPTTFTFELTTTDPKTASERTRRTESTVESAESEDTPTMEDMIVQDTAGDEEETDQTEENKKKKTAENSPKKSEEKMEVEDIEKVNRKRESKAEDEASQAKKQCLDKDIKHEEDHKTENNTDAEDSINLDIGDDELLNEETDSAAKLKKDDAAREEPAAASGDDAELKDTASADTASSENQQVITEATATSNDTEKNEKEEKEEKDKECDNDKREKKDENKEGGARNLWVSGLSGDTRAKDLKQLCSKHGKVIGAKVVTNARTPGSRCYGYVTMASALDAENCIKNLHRTELHGRMISVEKAKSESESSSRRQPSCARPERRSSVDRKDDIKENLENKEGGDKAADIKPKKEGDISGAESTRSTSRTREKSHRSDKDRARRSSRSRERRRSPREVLSFSKIWKERDVARARERSRAAREEERRRRAAEDALRERERRQRQEKHRLALEREKLRAEREKIEREKNELLRLERERHRLEREKLELERLELKRAQLRLEEERRKRGYENSAYRKPAASPPPEPGYERDSRHKRPPPPPMTSSRGQFEAPPPPRFEMTAAYERSADKRERDRDYKRDYSRHVSSGNIKYPSNGSTTEDARQQIRPGGTRPKETGRYDSRESPSYRPSPGKPEPRSWNASSRYPDAAAPSKGSGTGGSEAWSSGEARYGGTYEARYPPAYAAPPPTAPYAERYPPTARDYARKY, encoded by the exons ATGTCGGAACGAAAACGATTATTAGAAGATCTTCGGGTAATAGACTTACGCGCTGAGTTAGAAAGTCGGAATCTAAATAAAAGCGGTGTTCGCGGTGTGCTCATACAACGTTTGTCAaag CATTTGGAAGAGCAAGGGATTGATCCAACTACGTTTACGTTCGAATTGACCACTACTGATCCAAAGACAGCTTCTGAAAGAACCAGACGTACCGAAAGTACAGTTGAATCGGCTGAGTCTGAAGATACTCCTACTATGGAAGATATGATTGTTCAAGACACCGCTGGAGACGAGGAGGAAACCGACCAAacagaagaaaataaaaaaaaaaaaactgcggAAAACTCTCCAAAGAAATCAGAAGAAAAAATGGAAGTAGAAGATATTGAGAAAGTTAATAGAAAACGGGAGAGCAAAGCTGAAGATGAAGCATCACAAGCTAAAAAACAATGTCTTGATAAAGATATAAAACACGAGGAAGACCACAAAACGGAAAATAACACAGATGCTGAGGACAGCATCAATTTAGATATTGGGGatgatgaattattaaatgaagaG ACTGATAGTGCAGCGAAACTAAAAAAag ATGACGCCGCGCGAGAGGAACCTGCGGCGGCCTCGGGCGACGACGCAGAGCTGAAGGACACCGCGTCTGCTGACACCGCTTCATCAGAAAACCAACAAGTAATCACCGAAGCAACAGCCACTAG caaTGATACAGAGAAAAATGAAAAAGAGGAAAAAG AAGAGAAAGACAAGGAATGCGATAATGATAAAAGAGAAAAGAAAGATGAAAACAAAGAGGGTGGAGCTCGCAATCTATGGGTCAGTGGCCTGTCGGGAGACACCAGAGCTAAAGATTTAAAGCAATTGTGTAGCAAGCATGGCAAG gttATTGGTGCCAAAGTTGTAACTAATGCCCGCACACCTGGATCTCGCTGCTACGGATATGTAACAATGGCCAGTGCATTAGATGCCGAAAACTGCATCAAAAATTTACACAGGACAg AACTACATGGGCGAATGATATCTGTCGAGAAGGCTAAATCCGAATCGGAGTCATCCTCGCGTCGACAACCGTCTTGTGCTCGACCAGAAAGGCGCTCAAGCGTAGATCGTAAAGACGACATCAAAGAAAATCTA gaaaataaagAAGGAGGTGACAAAGCTGCTGATATAAAACCGAAGAAAGAGGGAGATATTTCTGGCGCAGAGAGTACAAGATCTACATCGCGCACTAGAGAAAAATCTCATCGATCGGATAAA GATAGAGCCAGGCGTAGCTCGAGAAGTCGTGAACGAAGGAGATCACCCAGGGAAGTTCTCTCGTTCTCCAAAATATGG AAGGAACGCGACGTAGCGCGCGCTCGCGAGCGGTCGCGCGCCGCGCGCGAGGAGGAGCGGCGCCGCCGCGCGGCCGAGGACGCGCTGCGCGAGCGAGAGCGCCGCCAGCGCCAGGAGAAGCACCGTCTCGCTCTTGAGAGGGAGAAGCTGCGGGCGGAGAG AGAAAAAATTGAACGAGAAAAAAATGAACTGCTCAGACTAGAGCGCGAAAGGCATCGATTAGAACGCGAGAAATTGGAACTTGAAAGATTAGAATTGAAGAGAGCACAGTTACG ATTAGAAGAAGAAAGACGTAAGCGTGGATATGAGAACAGCGCATATCGAAAGCCCGCCGCCAGCCCACCTCCTGAACCTGGCTACGAGCGGGACTCGCGACACAAACGGCCCCCGCCACCGCCTATG ACGTCAAGTCGCGGTCAGTTCGAGGCGCCGCCTCCGCCGCGCTTCGAGATGACGGCCGCGTATGAGCGCAGCGCCGACAAGCGCGAGCGAGACCGCGACTACAAGCGGGACTACTCGCGACACGTGTCTT CGGGTAATATAAAGTATCCAAGCAATGGGAGTACTACTGAGGATGCGAGACAGCAAATTCGCCCAGGCGGCACTAGACCTAAAGAAACAGG cCGGTATGACTCGCGAGAGAGCCCCTCATATCGCCCCTCGCCTGGTAAGCCGGAACCTAGAAGTTGGAATGCTTCTAGTAGATATCCAGATGCAGCTGCACCTTCTAAAG GCAGTGGCACCGGCGGCAGCGAGGCGTGGTCCAGTGGCGAGGCGCGCTACGGCGGCACGTACGAGGCGCGCTACCCGCCCGCCtacgccgcgccgccgcccacCGCGCCCTACGCCGAGCGCTACCCGCCCACTGCCAGAGACTATGCGCGCAAGTACTGA
- the LOC126776429 gene encoding coiled-coil domain-containing protein 115 produces the protein MVSDENVGDMKMACDLLDKLVLRQLHLMEDKICCELNVETSINNGSIHLAKSRYIMGQSSVSKERLPTESSAEFSASVTCDTIVEDNVKQLKIAKTDTSATLVNPLNWFGVLVPQNLHKARDIFQNTINFVIDCVNIQIQILENIKNIKMLKMYKVSIINKST, from the exons atggttTCTGATGAAAATG TGGGTGATATGAAAATGGCTTGTGATTTGTTAGACAAGCTTGTTCTGCGACAGTTGCATCTAATGGAAGATAAAATTTGCTGTGAACTTAATGTAGAAACTAGTATTAATAATGGAAGTATACATTTGGCTAAATCTAGATATATCATGGGGCAAAGTTCCGTCAGTAAAGAAAGACTTCCAACTGAGAGTAGTGCAGAATTTTCGGCATCTGTGACTTGTGATACCATTGTAGAGGATAATGTAAAACAACTCAAGATAGCTAAAACTGATACCAGTGCCACATTAGTAAATCCCTTAAATTGGTTTGGTGTTTTGGTCCCGCAAAATTTACATAAAGCAAgagatatttttcaaaatactataaattttgTCATTGATTGTGTTAATATTCAGATTCAAATACttgaaaatatcaaaaacattaaaatgctaAAGATGTATAaagtaagtattataaataagtcaacttaa